The Chrysemys picta bellii isolate R12L10 chromosome 12, ASM1138683v2, whole genome shotgun sequence genome has a segment encoding these proteins:
- the LOC112058974 gene encoding CMRF35-like molecule 3, whose amino-acid sequence MRSFLVWAWILFPGCWALSGPREVSGPLGGSVSVQCQYDGGYQNYKKYWCKGKDWLSCSIAVQTISSEAEVVGDRVSIQDNHTQFTFTVTMRSLAVGDQDIYWCGIEKSGYDKMFAVNVSVFPGRRM is encoded by the exons ATGAGGAGTTTCCTTGTCTGGGCTTGGATTCTTTTCCCAG GCTGTTGGGCTCTGTCCGGCCCTAGGGAGGTGAGCGGCCCTTTGGGAGGGTCGGTGTCTGTGCAGTGTCAGTACGATGGGGGGTACCAGAACTATAAGAAATACTggtgcaaaggaaaagactggtTATCCTGCTCCATAGCTGTTCAGACCATCAGTTCAGAGGCCGAGGTGGTAGGGGACAGAGTCTCCATCCAAGACAATCACACGCAGTTCACGTTCACTGTGACCATGCGGAGCCTGGCAGTGGGCGACCAGGATATTTACTGGTGTGGGATAGAGAAGAGCGGCTATGACAAGATGTTTGCTGTCAACGTGTCTGTTTTCCCAG gaagaaggatGTGA